In a genomic window of Scyliorhinus torazame isolate Kashiwa2021f chromosome 5, sScyTor2.1, whole genome shotgun sequence:
- the slitrk4 gene encoding SLIT and NTRK-like protein 4 isoform X3: protein MLLLILLPFWVASTSPSSEPVIRDICSACSCTTAEHILYISCGKGSMYRPNQLRPPPVTFYHLNLQNNLLVTLRPFSFSNFTNAISLQLGNNKVQEIEAGAFRGLSSLKQLHLNNNELQLLRADMFQGLENLEYLQTDYNLIKFIERGTFNKMHRLKVLILNDNLISHLPDNIFRFASLTHLDLRGNRLQNIPYIGVLEHIGRIVQFQLEDNPWNCSCELLSLTTWLENMPYHLLIGNAKCEMPSSLYGKLLKETTKLELCPEEGDSHFDPSLTPPLQAIPRVTRRPLAVPMPPTTSPRAANSPKRSQSGIASGKFLSSSRNYSQIVSFQTRAPPQAPCPSRCVCQSDSPELGLTVYCQERGIESVSLLLPKPPSVSKLLLNGNSIREIGISDLGGYEGLDLLNLGNNKIASIGKGVLSNLTNLRRLFLNGNQIERLCQDMFLGLHNLQYLYLQYNVIKEVMAGTFDSMSNLQLLYLNNNVLKGLPAYAFAGVPLARLNLKNNHFMYLPVSGVLDQLRSLTQIDLEGNPWDCTCDLVALKLWVEKLSQATQVKEVRCETPVEFASADLRVLKSEVLCPRLLNKPPPASPGAKPTATSEATSLNLSKSSPGGPVPLSILILSILVVLILTVFVAFCLLVFVLQRHKKSNAKHEAVGHQECSSMQLHLNKSDHPPGKEDSLPLSAGDKFIPQTIEQMSKSYLGSPRVSEQGIPFADPQGQTIFLRNISEKDTKKRLSTIDELDELLPARDPHLFYRNLIEDIYHTEGRSWERVSPIASLQPVPPRLLYQMQDFHQISKQNLPTPTRTEKRQGRQHDQ, encoded by the exons ATGCTCCTCCTCATCCTGCTGCCTTTCTGGGTCGCCAGCACCTCGCCGAGCTCGGAGCCTGTCATTCGGGACATCTGCTCCGCCTGCTCCTGCACCACAGCCGAGCACATCCTGTACATCTCCTGCGGGAAGGGCAGCATGTACCGGCCCAATCAGCTCAGACCGCCGCCCGTTACCTTTTACCACCTCAATTTGCAGAACAACCTCCTGGTCACCTTGCGCCCTTTCTCCTTCAGCAACTTCACCAACGCAATCTCCCTGCAGTTGGGGAATAACAAAGTGCAGGAGATCGAGGCGGGGGCTTTCCGGGGTCTCAGCAGCCTCAAACAGTTACACCTGAATAACAACGAGTTACAGCTGCTGCGGGCCGACATGTTCCAGGGTTTAGAAAATCTGGAATACCTCCAGACCGACTACAATCTCATCAAGTTCATCGAGCGTGGGACGTTCAACAAGATGCACAGGCTCAAAGTCCTGATCCTCAACGACAACCTCATCTCACACCTCCCCGACAACATCTTCCGCTTTGCCTCCCTCACACACCTCGATCTCCGCGGGAACAGGCTGCAAAACATTCCTTACATTGGAGTGCTGGAACACATCGGCAGGATAGTCCAGTTCCAATTGGAGGACAACCCTTGGAACTGTTCCTGCGAGTtgctgtccctcaccacctggctGGAGAACATGCCATACCACCTTCTAATTGGAAATGCCAAGTGTGAAATGCCCAGTAGCCTGTACGGGAAACTGCTGAAAGAAACGACCAAACTGGAGCTGTGCCCCGAGGAAGGGGACAGTCACTTCGACCCGAGCTTGACTCCACCTCTGCAGGCGATTCCCCGAGTCACTCGCCGCCCTCTGGCCGTCCCCAtgcctcccaccacctcccccagggCTGCCAACTCGCCCAAGAGGTCCCAGTCAGGAATCGCGTCCGGCAAGTTTCTCTCCAGCAGTCGCAATTACAGCCAGATTGTGTCCTTCCAGACCCGGGCTCCGCCGCAGGCACCTTGCCCAAGCAGGTGTGTTTGCCAAAGCGACTCGCCAGAACTGGGGCTGACTGTGTACtgccaggagagagggatagagagtgtgtccctCCTGCTCCCCAAGCCTCCCAGCGTGAGCAAACTGCTCCTGAATGGCAACTCCATCAGGGAGATCGGCATCTCTGATCTGGGGGGCTACGAAGGGTTGGATTTGCTCAATTTGGGCAACAACAAAATCGCCTCCATTGGAAAGGGTGTGCTGAGTAACCTGACCAACTTGCGCAGATTGTTCCTGAATGGAAACCAGATTGAACGACTGTGTCAGGACATGTTCCTGGGTCTCCACAACCTGCAGTACCTGTATCTTCAATATAACGTGATCAAGGAGGTCATGGCGGGGACTTTCGATTCAATGTCCAACCTCCAGCTGCTGTACCTGAATAACAATGTGCTGAAGGGCTTGCCAGCCTACGCTTTCGCTGGAGTGCCTCTGGCCCGGCTGAACCTGAAGAACAATCACTTCATGTACCTCCCTGTCAGCGGGGTGTTGGACCAACTCAGATCGCTCACCCAGATCGACCTGGAAGGCAATCCTTGGGACTGCACCTGTGACCTGGTGGCCTTGAAGCTGTGGGTGGAGAAACTGAGCCAGGCCACCCAGGTGAAGGAGGTGAGGTGTGAGACCCCAGTCGAGTTCGCAAGCGCGGATCTGAGGGTGCTGAAGAGCGAGGTGCTGTGCCCCCGGCTGCTGAACAAGCCCCCGCCAGCCAGCCCCGGTGCCAAGCCCACTGCAACGTCGGAGGCCACCTCGCTGAATCTGAGCAAGAGCTCGCCAGGGGGGCCGGTCCCCCTCTCAATCCTCATCCTCAGCATCCTGGTGGTGCTCATCCTCACCGTCTTCGTGGCGTTTTGCCTCCTGGTCTTCGTCCTGCAGCGGCACAAGAAGAGCAACGCCAAGCACGAAGCGGTGGGCCACCAGGAGTGCAGCTCCATGCAGCTTCACCTGAACAAGAGCGACCACCCGCCCGGGAAGGAGGACAGCCTGCCTTTGAGCGCTGGGGACAAGTTCATCCCGCAGACCATTGAGCAGATGAGCAAGAGCTACCTGGGGAGCCCAAGGGTCTCAGAGCAAGGCATTCCCTTCGCCGACCCCCAGGGACAGACCATCTTCCTGAGGAACATCAGCGAAAAGGACACCAAAAAAAGACTGAGCACAATCGACGAGCTGGACGAACTGCTGCCGGCGAGAGATCCGCATTTATTTTACCGGAATCTTATCGAGG ATATTTATCACACCGAGGGAAGAAGCTGGGAGCGAGTTTCCCCAATTGCTTCCTTGCAACCTGTTCCGCCCAGACTTTTGTATCAGATGCAGGATTTTCACCAGATTTCGAAACAAAACCTCCCAACACCAACACGCACTGAGAAGCGACAAGGTAGACAACACGATCAATG
- the slitrk4 gene encoding SLIT and NTRK-like protein 4 isoform X2 — protein sequence MLLLILLPFWVASTSPSSEPVIRDICSACSCTTAEHILYISCGKGSMYRPNQLRPPPVTFYHLNLQNNLLVTLRPFSFSNFTNAISLQLGNNKVQEIEAGAFRGLSSLKQLHLNNNELQLLRADMFQGLENLEYLQTDYNLIKFIERGTFNKMHRLKVLILNDNLISHLPDNIFRFASLTHLDLRGNRLQNIPYIGVLEHIGRIVQFQLEDNPWNCSCELLSLTTWLENMPYHLLIGNAKCEMPSSLYGKLLKETTKLELCPEEGDSHFDPSLTPPLQAIPRVTRRPLAVPMPPTTSPRAANSPKRSQSGIASGKFLSSSRNYSQIVSFQTRAPPQAPCPSRCVCQSDSPELGLTVYCQERGIESVSLLLPKPPSVSKLLLNGNSIREIGISDLGGYEGLDLLNLGNNKIASIGKGVLSNLTNLRRLFLNGNQIERLCQDMFLGLHNLQYLYLQYNVIKEVMAGTFDSMSNLQLLYLNNNVLKGLPAYAFAGVPLARLNLKNNHFMYLPVSGVLDQLRSLTQIDLEGNPWDCTCDLVALKLWVEKLSQATQVKEVRCETPVEFASADLRVLKSEVLCPRLLNKPPPASPGAKPTATSEATSLNLSKSSPGGPVPLSILILSILVVLILTVFVAFCLLVFVLQRHKKSNAKHEAVGHQECSSMQLHLNKSDHPPGKEDSLPLSAGDKFIPQTIEQMSKSYLGSPRVSEQGIPFADPQGQTIFLRNISEKDTKKRLSTIDELDELLPARDPHLFYRNLIEDIYHTEGRSWERVSPIASLQPVPPRLLYQMQDFHQISKQNLPTPTRTEKRQGRQHDQCDAYHHSGEPPS from the exons ATGCTCCTCCTCATCCTGCTGCCTTTCTGGGTCGCCAGCACCTCGCCGAGCTCGGAGCCTGTCATTCGGGACATCTGCTCCGCCTGCTCCTGCACCACAGCCGAGCACATCCTGTACATCTCCTGCGGGAAGGGCAGCATGTACCGGCCCAATCAGCTCAGACCGCCGCCCGTTACCTTTTACCACCTCAATTTGCAGAACAACCTCCTGGTCACCTTGCGCCCTTTCTCCTTCAGCAACTTCACCAACGCAATCTCCCTGCAGTTGGGGAATAACAAAGTGCAGGAGATCGAGGCGGGGGCTTTCCGGGGTCTCAGCAGCCTCAAACAGTTACACCTGAATAACAACGAGTTACAGCTGCTGCGGGCCGACATGTTCCAGGGTTTAGAAAATCTGGAATACCTCCAGACCGACTACAATCTCATCAAGTTCATCGAGCGTGGGACGTTCAACAAGATGCACAGGCTCAAAGTCCTGATCCTCAACGACAACCTCATCTCACACCTCCCCGACAACATCTTCCGCTTTGCCTCCCTCACACACCTCGATCTCCGCGGGAACAGGCTGCAAAACATTCCTTACATTGGAGTGCTGGAACACATCGGCAGGATAGTCCAGTTCCAATTGGAGGACAACCCTTGGAACTGTTCCTGCGAGTtgctgtccctcaccacctggctGGAGAACATGCCATACCACCTTCTAATTGGAAATGCCAAGTGTGAAATGCCCAGTAGCCTGTACGGGAAACTGCTGAAAGAAACGACCAAACTGGAGCTGTGCCCCGAGGAAGGGGACAGTCACTTCGACCCGAGCTTGACTCCACCTCTGCAGGCGATTCCCCGAGTCACTCGCCGCCCTCTGGCCGTCCCCAtgcctcccaccacctcccccagggCTGCCAACTCGCCCAAGAGGTCCCAGTCAGGAATCGCGTCCGGCAAGTTTCTCTCCAGCAGTCGCAATTACAGCCAGATTGTGTCCTTCCAGACCCGGGCTCCGCCGCAGGCACCTTGCCCAAGCAGGTGTGTTTGCCAAAGCGACTCGCCAGAACTGGGGCTGACTGTGTACtgccaggagagagggatagagagtgtgtccctCCTGCTCCCCAAGCCTCCCAGCGTGAGCAAACTGCTCCTGAATGGCAACTCCATCAGGGAGATCGGCATCTCTGATCTGGGGGGCTACGAAGGGTTGGATTTGCTCAATTTGGGCAACAACAAAATCGCCTCCATTGGAAAGGGTGTGCTGAGTAACCTGACCAACTTGCGCAGATTGTTCCTGAATGGAAACCAGATTGAACGACTGTGTCAGGACATGTTCCTGGGTCTCCACAACCTGCAGTACCTGTATCTTCAATATAACGTGATCAAGGAGGTCATGGCGGGGACTTTCGATTCAATGTCCAACCTCCAGCTGCTGTACCTGAATAACAATGTGCTGAAGGGCTTGCCAGCCTACGCTTTCGCTGGAGTGCCTCTGGCCCGGCTGAACCTGAAGAACAATCACTTCATGTACCTCCCTGTCAGCGGGGTGTTGGACCAACTCAGATCGCTCACCCAGATCGACCTGGAAGGCAATCCTTGGGACTGCACCTGTGACCTGGTGGCCTTGAAGCTGTGGGTGGAGAAACTGAGCCAGGCCACCCAGGTGAAGGAGGTGAGGTGTGAGACCCCAGTCGAGTTCGCAAGCGCGGATCTGAGGGTGCTGAAGAGCGAGGTGCTGTGCCCCCGGCTGCTGAACAAGCCCCCGCCAGCCAGCCCCGGTGCCAAGCCCACTGCAACGTCGGAGGCCACCTCGCTGAATCTGAGCAAGAGCTCGCCAGGGGGGCCGGTCCCCCTCTCAATCCTCATCCTCAGCATCCTGGTGGTGCTCATCCTCACCGTCTTCGTGGCGTTTTGCCTCCTGGTCTTCGTCCTGCAGCGGCACAAGAAGAGCAACGCCAAGCACGAAGCGGTGGGCCACCAGGAGTGCAGCTCCATGCAGCTTCACCTGAACAAGAGCGACCACCCGCCCGGGAAGGAGGACAGCCTGCCTTTGAGCGCTGGGGACAAGTTCATCCCGCAGACCATTGAGCAGATGAGCAAGAGCTACCTGGGGAGCCCAAGGGTCTCAGAGCAAGGCATTCCCTTCGCCGACCCCCAGGGACAGACCATCTTCCTGAGGAACATCAGCGAAAAGGACACCAAAAAAAGACTGAGCACAATCGACGAGCTGGACGAACTGCTGCCGGCGAGAGATCCGCATTTATTTTACCGGAATCTTATCGAGG ATATTTATCACACCGAGGGAAGAAGCTGGGAGCGAGTTTCCCCAATTGCTTCCTTGCAACCTGTTCCGCCCAGACTTTTGTATCAGATGCAGGATTTTCACCAGATTTCGAAACAAAACCTCCCAACACCAACACGCACTGAGAAGCGACAAGGTAGACAACACGATCAATG
- the slitrk4 gene encoding SLIT and NTRK-like protein 4 isoform X1 yields the protein MLLLILLPFWVASTSPSSEPVIRDICSACSCTTAEHILYISCGKGSMYRPNQLRPPPVTFYHLNLQNNLLVTLRPFSFSNFTNAISLQLGNNKVQEIEAGAFRGLSSLKQLHLNNNELQLLRADMFQGLENLEYLQTDYNLIKFIERGTFNKMHRLKVLILNDNLISHLPDNIFRFASLTHLDLRGNRLQNIPYIGVLEHIGRIVQFQLEDNPWNCSCELLSLTTWLENMPYHLLIGNAKCEMPSSLYGKLLKETTKLELCPEEGDSHFDPSLTPPLQAIPRVTRRPLAVPMPPTTSPRAANSPKRSQSGIASGKFLSSSRNYSQIVSFQTRAPPQAPCPSRCVCQSDSPELGLTVYCQERGIESVSLLLPKPPSVSKLLLNGNSIREIGISDLGGYEGLDLLNLGNNKIASIGKGVLSNLTNLRRLFLNGNQIERLCQDMFLGLHNLQYLYLQYNVIKEVMAGTFDSMSNLQLLYLNNNVLKGLPAYAFAGVPLARLNLKNNHFMYLPVSGVLDQLRSLTQIDLEGNPWDCTCDLVALKLWVEKLSQATQVKEVRCETPVEFASADLRVLKSEVLCPRLLNKPPPASPGAKPTATSEATSLNLSKSSPGGPVPLSILILSILVVLILTVFVAFCLLVFVLQRHKKSNAKHEAVGHQECSSMQLHLNKSDHPPGKEDSLPLSAGDKFIPQTIEQMSKSYLGSPRVSEQGIPFADPQGQTIFLRNISEKDTKKRLSTIDELDELLPARDPHLFYRNLIEGKQEINSIAGFELKYPEKQCEGKKLKKSLLGGNHSKMLGEQRKGDYLELKAKLQGCPDYLQVLEEQTALSQL from the coding sequence ATGCTCCTCCTCATCCTGCTGCCTTTCTGGGTCGCCAGCACCTCGCCGAGCTCGGAGCCTGTCATTCGGGACATCTGCTCCGCCTGCTCCTGCACCACAGCCGAGCACATCCTGTACATCTCCTGCGGGAAGGGCAGCATGTACCGGCCCAATCAGCTCAGACCGCCGCCCGTTACCTTTTACCACCTCAATTTGCAGAACAACCTCCTGGTCACCTTGCGCCCTTTCTCCTTCAGCAACTTCACCAACGCAATCTCCCTGCAGTTGGGGAATAACAAAGTGCAGGAGATCGAGGCGGGGGCTTTCCGGGGTCTCAGCAGCCTCAAACAGTTACACCTGAATAACAACGAGTTACAGCTGCTGCGGGCCGACATGTTCCAGGGTTTAGAAAATCTGGAATACCTCCAGACCGACTACAATCTCATCAAGTTCATCGAGCGTGGGACGTTCAACAAGATGCACAGGCTCAAAGTCCTGATCCTCAACGACAACCTCATCTCACACCTCCCCGACAACATCTTCCGCTTTGCCTCCCTCACACACCTCGATCTCCGCGGGAACAGGCTGCAAAACATTCCTTACATTGGAGTGCTGGAACACATCGGCAGGATAGTCCAGTTCCAATTGGAGGACAACCCTTGGAACTGTTCCTGCGAGTtgctgtccctcaccacctggctGGAGAACATGCCATACCACCTTCTAATTGGAAATGCCAAGTGTGAAATGCCCAGTAGCCTGTACGGGAAACTGCTGAAAGAAACGACCAAACTGGAGCTGTGCCCCGAGGAAGGGGACAGTCACTTCGACCCGAGCTTGACTCCACCTCTGCAGGCGATTCCCCGAGTCACTCGCCGCCCTCTGGCCGTCCCCAtgcctcccaccacctcccccagggCTGCCAACTCGCCCAAGAGGTCCCAGTCAGGAATCGCGTCCGGCAAGTTTCTCTCCAGCAGTCGCAATTACAGCCAGATTGTGTCCTTCCAGACCCGGGCTCCGCCGCAGGCACCTTGCCCAAGCAGGTGTGTTTGCCAAAGCGACTCGCCAGAACTGGGGCTGACTGTGTACtgccaggagagagggatagagagtgtgtccctCCTGCTCCCCAAGCCTCCCAGCGTGAGCAAACTGCTCCTGAATGGCAACTCCATCAGGGAGATCGGCATCTCTGATCTGGGGGGCTACGAAGGGTTGGATTTGCTCAATTTGGGCAACAACAAAATCGCCTCCATTGGAAAGGGTGTGCTGAGTAACCTGACCAACTTGCGCAGATTGTTCCTGAATGGAAACCAGATTGAACGACTGTGTCAGGACATGTTCCTGGGTCTCCACAACCTGCAGTACCTGTATCTTCAATATAACGTGATCAAGGAGGTCATGGCGGGGACTTTCGATTCAATGTCCAACCTCCAGCTGCTGTACCTGAATAACAATGTGCTGAAGGGCTTGCCAGCCTACGCTTTCGCTGGAGTGCCTCTGGCCCGGCTGAACCTGAAGAACAATCACTTCATGTACCTCCCTGTCAGCGGGGTGTTGGACCAACTCAGATCGCTCACCCAGATCGACCTGGAAGGCAATCCTTGGGACTGCACCTGTGACCTGGTGGCCTTGAAGCTGTGGGTGGAGAAACTGAGCCAGGCCACCCAGGTGAAGGAGGTGAGGTGTGAGACCCCAGTCGAGTTCGCAAGCGCGGATCTGAGGGTGCTGAAGAGCGAGGTGCTGTGCCCCCGGCTGCTGAACAAGCCCCCGCCAGCCAGCCCCGGTGCCAAGCCCACTGCAACGTCGGAGGCCACCTCGCTGAATCTGAGCAAGAGCTCGCCAGGGGGGCCGGTCCCCCTCTCAATCCTCATCCTCAGCATCCTGGTGGTGCTCATCCTCACCGTCTTCGTGGCGTTTTGCCTCCTGGTCTTCGTCCTGCAGCGGCACAAGAAGAGCAACGCCAAGCACGAAGCGGTGGGCCACCAGGAGTGCAGCTCCATGCAGCTTCACCTGAACAAGAGCGACCACCCGCCCGGGAAGGAGGACAGCCTGCCTTTGAGCGCTGGGGACAAGTTCATCCCGCAGACCATTGAGCAGATGAGCAAGAGCTACCTGGGGAGCCCAAGGGTCTCAGAGCAAGGCATTCCCTTCGCCGACCCCCAGGGACAGACCATCTTCCTGAGGAACATCAGCGAAAAGGACACCAAAAAAAGACTGAGCACAATCGACGAGCTGGACGAACTGCTGCCGGCGAGAGATCCGCATTTATTTTACCGGAATCTTATCGAGGGTAAACAGGAGATTAACAGCATTGCTGGATTCGAACTGAAATACCCCGAAAAGCAATGCGAGGGGAAAAAACTCAAGAAATCTCTGCTGGGGGGTAACCATTCGAAAATGCTGGGGGAGCAACGGAAGGGGGATTATTTGGAACTGAAAGCGAAACTTCAGGGATGCCCAGATTACCTGCAAGTGCTTGAAGAACAAACAGCTTTGAGTCAGTTGTAG